TTAAGTGCGTTAATTATGTGTGCCATTTCGGTTTCTTTGCTGAGAGGGAAATGATGAATGATGGTTATGATAAAGATGACGGTGGTTTTgattatttaagaaaaatagtGAAAATATTTTAgtgaaatttgaatttaaatttagcTTTTTAAGAGAAGTGACAAACATAATGATCACACTAGCTGCCAAAACAAATAAGAAGCTAGCATGATAATGCAAGGAGTTTATATAGAGTGTATGgccaataattatttatttaatgaaaattaagttatcaaattatattgttttttggtaaataagttttcaaattatatatcattaatattaatttaataatacagttttgcccattttaaaaatttaggttcACCTGTATAAACAAATTcatttggctaaatggacaaataaataaaaacgaagagaatatttaattttatccatcttattaataaaattgagtTCGTCACTTTATATATAAAAGATTATAGATATAGTAACCTATATATTTAGTATGAACTACGGTTCTTCTTATTTCGAGctaatttttcattaatttgtttcaaaaatattttacaatttttgaaTTCATTAGCATCACATAGTATGAAAATAATACttagaataagaaaatgacAAACAAAATCATTAATATTGCAATGAGTTTGCAACTTTGAAAATCAGGCGGTATGGGATACCATGAAAACACTCCATGGAAAAGAAAGGCCAACATGAAAGGTGCTGGCCATAAAGTGAATAGCTTGATTTGCGCatctaaatgttttattttggttcagttttcacATTTATTGgagatttaaattttgaaaaatcatGGTTATTACAAAAGTGATaatcataatcataattaattctCATGATGaaagtaattaattttctgTAACGTCACTATTATAATTCTCAAACACTATTATTGTATTGAATAATTATCATTTATACTTATTAGTTATAGTAAAATagatttcttaaaaaaattatcataaaattaaataaaaatagatgtGATATTCTgttgtaaattaatttattttatctagaaaaattgaatttgtttcatattgttctAAATTGTCTATCAATTTGAGTAGGAagaactaatttattgttaaggGTCaccaaatttttagttttatttcataaaaaaaaaaaaaatcaatcttaCATTGCTTATATCGTCATCTAATATTTAACAATATTTTTGTCATGTGAGCAAACTTTGTcaaatgatatattttatttgaaaattattataaacttttgaaatttttaactGAAATTCATCAAATGTCATtgatttataaaagtttatttaaatcgtgataaaaaaaattatttaaatctgGTATGATCAATAATTTTGCTTTTTCATTTTTGGGAATGGATAGTTTCTGATTTTCGATTGCGGAAAATCATACAACACAACTGTTGCGACATGTTATTCATGTAACAAATCAATAATGTGTTGGCCATGtggaatatttaataataaaaaaataagtagaaattaaaaagtttttattGTAAATGTTCACCGGCTTGTTGTGaaaatgacatggcgcaacggtttgAACTAGAAGGTCCATGCcgttttttaaaacactgccgTTTGTATAATGTTTGTCGAATCAAAGTTGTTAATATCAAGAACggatttatcaaaaaaatgaaGCCCTCTCGCTGAGAACTAGTAAGAGATAGGCTGTTTGTTCAGAAATTTATGCACCGTTTAGTGCCCAAAATTCCAAATGAACACAGCACATTTCTGTACTGTTATGACAAATGCAATTCATGCGAAGACCATTTGTTTGTCAGGATTATATCGTGGCCTAATCTGttcttatttcttttttcttttggaattacatgtatattttaatttaaacggTTCCTGTCCTGTTTTGACAAAAATGTAAGAAATTGGTGCAGGATGGAGTGACATGGCTATTGAACCCTCCAGAACAAGACTTACCATTGATCTTAGCAGACAAAGGGTTCGACGTTTGGATTGCCAACACTCGTGGCACCCGCTTTTGCAGGCGACATACGTCTCTCCAACCTAATGATCGGGTTCGAATTTGTTGGTTCGATTTGATTATTCAATTTGGTTGGATTTTTGCACAAACTCTAGTACAATGACTTGATACAATTGTAGTACTTTCACAAATTGTACTACATTATTAGTTACTAGTGTTAGGTGGTTCCTTTTCAGCATAAATTCTGATGGGATCTTAGCTACTCCACAGGAATTTTGGGATTGGTCATGGGATGAACTGGTAGCCTATGATCTCCCAGCAGTTTTTGATTATGTGTATGCCCACACAGGTCAACAGATTCACTACGTGGGTCATTCCTTGGTAAGACTCATTTTTGCATAGTACAGAAACTATAAGTTGCTCATAAAATCCTCAGCTTGAAGATGAATCGGTAACAGGGAACTCTGATAGCATTGGCGTCGTTTTCCGAAGGGTTACTGGTGGACAAGGTGAAATCAGCTGCCTTGTTGAGTCCTATTGCTTACTTGAGCCACATGAACACTGCACTTGGTGTTCTTGCTGCTCAATCCTTTGTTGGTGAGGTACTGGACCGTTAATTTTAGCTGTTACAAACACTTACGTACATATTTGTATGCCTGAAAAAGAAATGTTTACTTTCTGCAGATCACTAGTACAGTGTTTGGTCTTGCTGAGTTCAATCCCAAAGGGTAATAAAAATCTGAATTTCGTATACGTTAACGTCGTTACAAAGCAGCAAATTCTAATTCTTAATTGATTAAGTGTCATTTTGCATGCAGGGAGGCAGCAGGGCAGTTTCTTAAAGCTTTATGTGCTTATCCAGGGGTAGATTGCTATGATTTGCTAACTGCAGTTactggtatatatatatttttcgaTATATGTGGTTTTTTAATGagttttagtataatttttgtAAGTTGAAATGATTTGACACTCTTATGTTTAATTTGTGGCGATGAACTGAAGGCATCAACTGTTGTCTGAATGCTTCGACTGTTGATCTGTTCCTGAAGAATGAACCTCAATCCACTTCTACCAAGAACATGGTTCACTTGGCTCAGAGTAAGTTTTTGGAATTTAAATCGAGTTTTGAAACTTAAATTTTCGAGTGGAGTTTGAGTTGTGCTTCCACACTCGACTCGATTATACGCTTAGAATCACCCATATAAAGGCATACCTTATACCTAACAAACTTAATTAGTATTAGAAACTTGTTATTAACCTATACTTGGTACTTGAAATGAACTCGCAGCTGTTCGAGATGGTGTCCTAGAAAAGTACAACTATGGAAATCCTGCCTTTAACATGGTGCATTATGGAGAAATGAGTCCTCCAATTTATAACCTATCGAACATTCCACAGACGCTTCCGATATTCATAAGCTACGGAGGACAAGATGCTCTTTCAGATGTTCCAGATGTTCAGCAATTACTCGACAGTTTCAGGTCCCATGATGTCGACAGACTCACGATTCAGTATGTTAAGGAGTATGGTCATGCTGATTTCATTATGGGGGTTAATGCTAAGGATCTTGTGTATAATCAAGTTTACTCTTTTTTCATGCATCATAACTGACATTTTGTCTAATAAAAAGCCTTTATATGTGTATCTTGGAGATCAAAATcaatgtttattaaataatcaCTCACCACTACTTCTTCATCAGTTTGTAGGAAAATGTTCACAATGTTTTCAGAATCAGAGTAATTTGCGTCAACAATTTTGATCTCggctttcttttttctcttcaaTCAGTCCTTTTTTTCCTGTCAAACGATGATGAACTGAACGCTTATATGAATAATAATGATATTCTACATTAAGTTATTTGACATATTAATATTGTATGGTGCCACATTACGCGTGTATGCTCTTAATATGTGACATTTCGTTATGATTGAAGGATTTTATTgctataaataaacaaaagacAAACAATTGAGAGATCGTCGgtatgaattatttttattaatttagaaaTAGATAGAATTGACTGATTATCTAATATGATAACTGAATAACGATTGCTATATtgtataaaatcaaaataaagtaACCAAATTTGGTAGCTGAGCTAAGGAGACATCAAATATATCCAAAGCATTCTAGATGAGCTCTCTACCGACCATGATCACCCATGATAGCTAGCTTGGTTTGAACGTTAAGCTTTTGTCTATGACCTTTAACCAACTTTATCTTGCTTTAAGGCCAATTCAAGTACTACTAATATACAATTGACCTCCATAATTCAACATTCCCCTCTATTTGCTTGACAATTTACAAAAATGACCCATAGAGGCAGTGTTTTAAGAACCAAATTGGCCCAATCTCGGGTCAACCAGAAATTGGAGGCAAGTCCGGCTcaattttttcttaataaaaaatatcGTTCAACATCTTTGAATTGggaaaaaaatgctaaaaaatcaaaattattgaACCGGTTATTTATATACTTATCGTTCAATGACCAATTCGTCCGGTTCAAACGGATTTCcggtattttgtattttttgaaccAAACCACTGGCTGGATCCCGGTCCTACTGGTCCAACCGGCCGTTCCGGTCTGGTTTTTAGAACACAGTATGCAGTATGCACCAACCTGCTTCTTGCTTCCAAGGGACAATGTGGTACATTTAAGAACATTTGATGTTACATGTTATGAATCATCAATATTATAgtaataagtcatttttaatgAATAGAAAGGTGtaacataaaataatatatattggTTAGTCTTTgcctataaatatatataataatgtgATAACATGAATGACTTGCAAACAGAGAGCAGTGAAAATGGAGTACTACAAGGTTTTATTGGTGTTGGTTTTTGTAGCTTTGTCTGCTAAACAATGCTTGGCAGCTCAACACATTGTTGGGGGTAGCCAAGGTTGGGAAGAATCTACAGATTTTAATTCATGGGCTTCCGGTCAAAAGTTTAAGGTTGGAGATCAACTAGGTGAGTtcatatatttgattattttcatTAGTATCAAGATGATTTATTAGGCATATTTGTTTTTTCCAATTAGCATGTTCCCGTCCTGCGTTTATAGCAGTGCGACGTTCTTCGTATATTTTACTGATACAATTTCTACATTGTGCCAACAGTTTTCAAGTATAGTCCACTCCACAGTGTTGTCGAACTCCCCAGTGAGAGTGCCTACAAAAACTGTGACATTGGAACGGCCGTAAACACCTTGAGCACTGGTAATGATGTAGTCAAATTGACCAAACCCGGCACACATTACTTTGCCTGTGGTACTATGGGCCATTGTGAACAAGGCATGAAGGTAAAGATTACTACAGATTCAGGAACTTCGGCGTCTTCTTCTTCCGACTCGTCGTCATCTTCCTCATCTCCAACGACTTCTATGGCTTCTCGTTCCTTCCGGCCTTTTGCTTtagttgtttttgtttcgttagCTACCGTGTTGATTTACATCATGTTTTGAAGTGTGTGATGTTTGTTAATTTGTAGAATTTTAGAAGGTTATAATGTGTATTCACTATTCATTTGTTGTATTGTTGTTAAGAGATGAGTATATGATATATGATAATAAAGATTGAATTAAAGaggattttataaattatttttatggaCTAATTAACTTTTCTTATTTGGATTAGTGTGTCAAAATAGTAAAACTTGATTTTTATGAATAATCTGCATTTTATCTGTCCATGACTTGACTTCTCATTTCTTGATCAATCCCTTTGtaagagttaaaaaaaattgattgatcAACTTGCCAACACTGttaattaacaaaaatgatTCAAAATGTCATAAATGAGGATCAATATTATGATCTATATATTCAGATTTAACCATTAAACTAACATAATAATATAAGCCATAGTTGCAGTAGGAgtcagaaaagaaaaaacagGAGAGGAAAAAAGAcataacaaaaaacaaaatttgtagaaaaaattatcttttctattttatttgtttatttaccccaattttaaatttttattgtttattatttttttagttgtatgctctttttttttagaatcaaaACAGGAACTATTTTATTCCAACATATCTCaaacaattaaatttgaaatgaaTACAAAACAGTTCAAGGACCACTCCTGATAACCTGATCAACTTGGTTAGCAAATCgcctaataaaataaaaatttaaattaatgaatTGCTTCGCCAACTCAGATCAGTCAAGAACAACGATATTAGACTGATCTGTGTCTTGATTTCTAATATCCAAAACAACCTCCACAGCGTCTGACTCCACAACCAAATTACGCTAGTCCTTTAATTGTGATATAGAGCTTCCCAAATACCAATAGCCTCCACCATTCTTAGAGAATAAGAACCCCTAATCACCAAATTTCTAGCCTGGAGAACAGCTCCTGAGTTCTAACAACACAGCCAAATGCTCGGCTGCAAAAACATCAGAAAAGGACTCATATTTCTTTGCCCAAACGATACTATTTTTGTTACACCACAACTGCCAGCAGATAATTAACAGCCACAACACAAGCTTCATCATACCGCAGCTTCGAAAGCCAACTCCAACACCAATCCATAATAGATGTGGCATGCATATTATCCACCTGATGTTTAAAAATACTCCAGCAATCGAAGAGAAAGGGCAATGGCAATATAATTGCAGGTCAGTTTCGTTAAAAGCAGAACAAACGGGACAAGCGGAATTGATAAACACCCGTTTACGAGCAAGAGCCTCAGCTGTCGGAAGATAACCGGAACACAGTAGCCAAAGAAAGTGTCTAATATGTAAAGGAATGTGGAGATTCCATAGCTTACTCGAAATACCATTGGAGCTATACAAAATGTCACCACAAATATGTAATACCCCGAAATTTACGGGGGTAAATTTTAAAGATCAGACGGTGAGATTATTCTCGTTGACTTATGAGCTGAGATTAGGAAAGTCAATTTGTCAATCTAAGGTGATAATCGAGTCAAATTGCTTGAATTATGTGATTTCATGTTAGAAATAGATTTCGtgctatttgaaaatttatttgttatgtCCAGTGGCATTTTCATgaataaatgtaaaatattttaaaacggattttaaaatatttaaaaattagataatatGAAATTAGGCTTTTAAAGctgaaataaatatttaagaatgcatcgaaaagagatattttattaatttcaaaagccataaaaatagtatttattatttttagctcTACATGGTGGATTCCGGCATCTTGACGACGtttaatcctgcaaaacagtgtagatggctaatcggacggtttgtcTGATTAGCTCTCCGATACTTAAGTAAGTTTAGGCTTAAAggagaatatttttatttattgtaagTTCGGTCCGGGTTCAGGGATCTCCAAGACCCGTGTACACCCCTACAAGCAAGCCTTCAACGTTTGGAAAGATTCTAATATACCCACAACGTCTTAACAAGTGAACAACCAGACTCccattttgacttataaatgagTCGTTGGGGGGTCTGATTATCGAAATCGGGGGGTGGGGGGAGGGGGGGGGTTTCTGGttgttcatttttcaagacgttaggcttatatttgaactttttcgggcgttgagggcttatttgatcctaaagataaattttaagggcataaataatttttttttcaaatttatattattttgatttttagttatttcagttttgatttCGGTTCCATAATCGAACCAATCAATGTACATCCTAGCtgtatactaatttttttatatatataataaaatataaaagcagaaaatacaaaattattattactattgtTTATTATCTCGCCTGGAAGGCACAGACCATAAGGCATAATGCGCTCACATAAACTTCAGCAGCATATTGACTCATTTTCATAGTTTTCAACTTTCAATTCAATCTCAACACAAACCCaaacaaatcaatcaaattcaaacaaaaaaatggTGTCAGCACAAACTAATTCCATTGATTACGTAATGGAAAAGGCATCAGGTCCGCACTTCTCCGGCCTCCGTCTCGACGGTCTCCTCTCTTCTCCGCCGTCTTCCTCCACTTCTTCCCCCGTTCACCGCCTCagctcttcttcctcttccccTCTCGCTCCCAAACAGCCCTTCGTCATCGGTAACATTTActctttaacttaattttagGGTTTGACTATTATTTCCTTCatttctttgtttatttttagtttaataatgTTATGATTATTTTAGGTGTGTCTGGTGGTACGGCTTCTGGTAAAACTACTGTCTGTGACATGATCATTCAACAGCTTCACGATCATCGTGTTGTTCTTGTTAATCAGgtcttaattattatttgtttattttaaaatatatattttaacagAATTGTGATTATCATAGTTACTCTCTGTTTCTTTACCACTGTTAATATGCAGGATTCGTTTTACCGTGGTTTAACGCCTCCGGAATTAGAACGCGTTCACGAGTATAATTTTGATCACCCTGGTAACTAATTGAAAATCAATTACTACTTTGTTACGAAtcattttagttaaattttagaAGCTTTATGATAATATTGATATTAATTGATTTGAATGTCCTTTCTTTGTTGTTTGCAGATGCTTTTGATACCGAACAGCTTTTAGATTGTATTCAAAAGCTAAGAAGTGGACAGCCTTATCAAGTTccaatttatgattttaaaagtcaCCGTCGCTGTTCTGATAGTTTTAGGCAGGTACAAGATACACCAACGTATTTCTGTTTAAAAGTGATTGGTTGTTTTATGCTCTTATGTTTGTGTACGGAGTACATACTAATTGAAGAATAGTAATATTGCATTTTTGTGTTATAATGTTTGGTTCCACATATAAATTATATGCAGGAACAAAAAAAACTTGctatattaaatttaagttttttgCTATTGCGTTGATATTTCTTAACAGGTAAATGTTTCTGATGTAATCATTGTGGAGGGAATTCTGGTTTTTCATGACCAGCATGTTCGCAGCCTGATGAACATGAAGATTTTTGTTGACACAGGTTTGAACTTATATTTTTATGCGTGTTCATCATCACTGCTTCAGTGATATCCATATTGCTTAGCTCTTGAATGTAATATGTACGTGTCAAGAATTATCATTACATTGGAATATTGAATCATTAATCGACAAGTTAATTGATAGTTCCAAATTCTTAAAGAAGCCTTAAAAGCCTTAGCACAGTGCATTGGACTCTTTCCTGTTGAGCCTACTTGTATATGTGTCCTATAGTTCACCACAAGTCGTAAGTTATAGATGTTAAAAATTGTAACTAGCGCACCGGAAACTGTAATATGCGCATTGCAAGCCAAACTAACATACAAATTATTCCTACCCATGTGCTAATGAAACAAGTAGTTTATTGCATTCCTAATTCCTGTATTGAACCCAGCGTTTATTGCGTTCTAGATACTTATAGTGCAGTGCATTGTTTTATAGGAGCTTGGTTATTTTATTGGTTTCTTATATGTGAGAAAATCGTACAGTATTGATATTGCCAGTTGGAAATGAAGAAATGCATTTCATTGTATTAACTCTTACTGACATTCTGTGTATTAGCTTTGCTATACTAGTGATAAATTATTTCTCTTTTCTAGATGCGGATGTGAGGCTTGCTCGCAGAATAAGGCGGGACACAGTTGAGAGGGGTAGGGACATAAACTCTGTTCTTGAGCAGGTTAAGTGCCTTTTTCTTAATAAGTATTAAATGCTCTTTTGGTTGCATATAAATTAGCCCAAGCATAAACAAGATTTTCCGTAATGCATGTCTTATTGTCATCACAAAGCTCCTGTAATGCAACATTCAGTggtttctttctttctttttattctttaataaaGCATGACTTTTCTTTTTTGGAGTATAATGGCATGCGTATTTATAGTAACTTAATGTCTCGTTTTTAGTTtctcaaatattaaaatcaaagtCTCACTCAGCAATATGATGATGAGCCACTATAGCAGGAGGAAGGCTTGCCTGTAGACTTATTTATGATTATGTTGAACTTGCATCAGTTCTCTATCGAAGGGAAcacaaaatttatgatttagtGTGTTGGGTACAGCCGTACAGGAGGGACATAGATTAAGTTCTGCTAGAATTTGCTTTTGATAAGCCCTGGTTAGCATGAACTGATGAGAGGATTTAGTCCTAGTGAAACTCTATATTAAAAGATTGCCAGTTAGAACTTAGAAGTTGTTTGTAATATTGAGCATGTTTACAACTAGGAAAGAGGAAAGACAGTAAAGTTTAAATGAATGAGTTTAATGATGTTTCACAATTTGTATATTGCAACATTCAATTTCAATGTTAAGTGGATTCGAGTCTCTTTCATCAATTTGTATTTTCCGTTGTCCCTGTGAGTTATAGATTTTTAGCAAGTTCAGAATAATTATTCATTGATTTGTCCAAATTAAAGTCAGAATATCTCATTCTCTTATtttcaaaaaggaaaaagaattgTTATTCAGGTGTggtttttcatattcaattgTGTTTATATTGTGAACTTGGACCATATTTGATGATTGGAACTCATGAGAACTGACCCCTTTAGACTTGTTAACAATTTTGTGGTGTGCTTTTGATTTTGCAGTATGCTAAATTTGTCAAGCCTGCTTTTGACGATTTTGTTCTGCCATCAAAGAAGTATGCCGATGTGATAATACCCAGAGGAGGTGATAATCATGTCGCCATTGATTTAATAGTGCAACATATCCGCACAAAACTTGGTCAACATGATCTTTGCAAAATATATCCGAATGTTTATGTCATTCAGTCAACATTTCAGGTATATATGATTAAGAGGGGGTAATTTTTTTGGCAATCTTTTTCCTTCTTGTTATGGTAAAAAAAGGATGTCTTTTTTACTGCATGTGGCCGAATCGATGATGGTGATCA
This window of the Mercurialis annua linkage group LG5, ddMerAnnu1.2, whole genome shotgun sequence genome carries:
- the LOC126680310 gene encoding triacylglycerol lipase 2-like, with the translated sequence MAHHMLLMTTFFVLSLVIFPYQSNASIRGLSKIMLDPSQVGICASSVTIHGYKCQEIQVTTKDGYILSLQRIPEGRVGGGGGGAKRPPVLLQHGVLVDGVTWLLNPPEQDLPLILADKGFDVWIANTRGTRFCRRHTSLQPNDREFWDWSWDELVAYDLPAVFDYVYAHTGQQIHYVGHSLGTLIALASFSEGLLVDKVKSAALLSPIAYLSHMNTALGVLAAQSFVGEITSTVFGLAEFNPKGEAAGQFLKALCAYPGVDCYDLLTAVTGINCCLNASTVDLFLKNEPQSTSTKNMVHLAQTVRDGVLEKYNYGNPAFNMVHYGEMSPPIYNLSNIPQTLPIFISYGGQDALSDVPDVQQLLDSFRSHDVDRLTIQYVKEYGHADFIMGVNAKDLVYNQVYSFFMHHN
- the LOC126681206 gene encoding mavicyanin, which encodes MTCKQRAVKMEYYKVLLVLVFVALSAKQCLAAQHIVGGSQGWEESTDFNSWASGQKFKVGDQLVFKYSPLHSVVELPSESAYKNCDIGTAVNTLSTGNDVVKLTKPGTHYFACGTMGHCEQGMKVKITTDSGTSASSSSDSSSSSSSPTTSMASRSFRPFALVVFVSLATVLIYIMF
- the LOC126681205 gene encoding uridine/cytidine kinase UKL1, chloroplastic; this encodes MVSAQTNSIDYVMEKASGPHFSGLRLDGLLSSPPSSSTSSPVHRLSSSSSSPLAPKQPFVIGVSGGTASGKTTVCDMIIQQLHDHRVVLVNQDSFYRGLTPPELERVHEYNFDHPDAFDTEQLLDCIQKLRSGQPYQVPIYDFKSHRRCSDSFRQVNVSDVIIVEGILVFHDQHVRSLMNMKIFVDTDADVRLARRIRRDTVERGRDINSVLEQYAKFVKPAFDDFVLPSKKYADVIIPRGGDNHVAIDLIVQHIRTKLGQHDLCKIYPNVYVIQSTFQIRGMHTLIRDKEISKHDFVFYSDRLIRLVVEHGLGHLPFTEKQVITPTASVYTGVDFCKKLCGVSIIRSGESMENALRACCKGIKIGKILIHRDGDNGKQLIYEKLPKDISERHVLLLDPVLATGNSANQAIELLIQKGVPESHIIFLNLISAPEGIHCVSKKFPSLKIVTSEIDVALNEEFRVIPGMGEFGDRYFGTDD